A window from Pseudomonas kribbensis encodes these proteins:
- a CDS encoding Hpt domain-containing protein translates to MTDARVDRDVLSALQEVMEDGYPELLDTFLADSEARLRELQKTADADALSSVAHSFKGSSSNMGATRLAELCQELEQHARDKSPSEIIKLVADIHDEFADVRPVYEAERQRSPAH, encoded by the coding sequence GTGACTGATGCCCGTGTAGATCGCGACGTACTGAGTGCGTTGCAAGAAGTCATGGAGGATGGCTATCCGGAATTGCTGGATACGTTCCTGGCAGATTCCGAAGCGCGCCTGCGTGAACTGCAAAAAACCGCCGATGCCGACGCCTTGTCGTCGGTGGCTCATAGCTTCAAGGGCAGTAGCAGCAATATGGGGGCGACCCGTCTTGCTGAACTTTGTCAGGAGCTGGAGCAGCACGCCAGGGACAAGAGCCCGTCCGAAATCATCAAACTGGTGGCCGACATCCATGACGAGTTTGCGGATGTGCGCCCCGTCTATGAAGCCGAGCGACAGCGCTCTCCCGCCCATTGA
- a CDS encoding flagellar hook-length control protein FliK, translating to MPATPNILIQTAAQAKAQAASAKPSVVAAGPGDKASSFAQVFADQGQNKPAVTVDNSVKPARDKVADNSGKKDAGKDQSAAPDATVADSGKALPADKTSSTAADDKVASDDTSDTPTTPVADTTPVVDPTLDPALMQVVQPVVTPPVVAAPVVETPPVKTEAQAPAVAALPAAATAAPAADSDFDPEADPLDSMPALRMAMEQSGHISASSQSQPKTTPAQTQADGELTSAQTFAAGMASMLDVQADKDSTSQGGEKAFSGLIDDGLKDLKSATSDTRVDDFANRLAALTQAATPKTANAVPVNQPIAMHQNGWTEEVVNRVMYLSSNNLKSADIQLQPAELGRLDIRVNMVPDQQTQVTFMSAHPSVREALDGQMHRLRDMFTQQGMGQVDVNVSDQNRGWQGQGQEQAQQGQAGRTSAAGGRLDSSEEELTSAAVAEAAAATTHVIGSSAVDYYA from the coding sequence ATGCCTGCAACCCCTAACATTCTTATTCAGACTGCCGCCCAGGCCAAGGCGCAAGCCGCCTCTGCCAAACCGTCAGTGGTGGCCGCAGGCCCCGGGGACAAGGCTTCGAGCTTCGCTCAGGTGTTTGCCGATCAGGGGCAGAACAAGCCTGCCGTCACGGTCGACAACTCGGTAAAACCCGCACGCGACAAAGTCGCCGACAACAGTGGCAAGAAAGACGCCGGCAAGGATCAGTCTGCCGCTCCGGACGCGACCGTTGCCGATAGCGGCAAAGCCTTGCCCGCCGATAAAACGTCATCGACAGCTGCGGACGACAAGGTCGCCAGCGACGATACCTCCGATACGCCGACCACGCCGGTCGCCGACACCACCCCGGTTGTGGATCCGACGCTGGACCCGGCGCTGATGCAGGTCGTGCAGCCGGTCGTCACGCCGCCAGTTGTTGCTGCGCCGGTCGTTGAAACACCTCCGGTGAAAACAGAGGCCCAGGCGCCGGCGGTGGCGGCATTGCCGGCTGCTGCCACGGCAGCGCCTGCCGCCGACAGTGATTTCGATCCCGAGGCCGATCCACTCGATTCGATGCCGGCCTTGCGTATGGCGATGGAGCAGAGCGGTCACATTTCCGCTTCCAGCCAGTCGCAACCCAAGACGACCCCTGCCCAGACCCAGGCTGACGGCGAACTGACCTCGGCTCAGACCTTCGCCGCCGGCATGGCCAGCATGCTGGATGTGCAGGCCGACAAGGACAGCACCAGTCAGGGCGGCGAAAAGGCCTTCAGTGGTCTGATCGACGATGGTCTGAAAGACCTGAAATCCGCCACCAGCGATACCCGCGTCGATGATTTCGCCAACCGTCTGGCGGCACTGACTCAGGCCGCCACACCGAAAACCGCCAACGCGGTGCCGGTGAACCAGCCGATTGCCATGCATCAGAACGGCTGGACTGAAGAAGTGGTCAACCGCGTCATGTACCTGTCGAGCAACAACCTGAAGTCTGCCGATATCCAGTTGCAACCGGCTGAACTGGGTCGCCTGGATATCCGGGTGAACATGGTGCCGGACCAGCAGACCCAAGTGACTTTCATGAGTGCTCACCCGAGCGTTCGCGAAGCGCTCGACGGCCAGATGCATCGCCTGCGTGACATGTTCACCCAGCAGGGCATGGGGCAGGTCGATGTCAACGTTTCCGACCAGAACCGTGGCTGGCAAGGGCAGGGTCAGGAGCAGGCCCAGCAGGGCCAGGCGGGGCGCACCAGCGCCGCCGGCGGTCGCCTGGACTCTTCGGAAGAAGAGCTGACATCTGCGGCCGTGGCTGAAGCGGCTGCCGCTACAACTCACGTGATCGGCTCCAGCGCCGTCGACTATTACGCCTGA
- the fliL gene encoding flagellar basal body-associated protein FliL, translating to MAKSEAAAVKDPATKGKLKMIIAIVLGLLLAIGASVGATWFFMHSAQSKPAAAVETAPVGKQPAIFEPMAPAFVANYNQNGRQRYMQVSITMLARNQADLDALKVHMPVIRNNLVMLFSGQDFATLATPVGQEMLRQKATASVQEVAQKELGKVVIEQLLFTNFVLQ from the coding sequence ATGGCGAAGAGCGAAGCAGCAGCAGTAAAAGACCCCGCAACCAAAGGCAAACTCAAGATGATCATCGCGATCGTGCTCGGGTTGCTGCTGGCCATCGGCGCGTCTGTGGGGGCGACGTGGTTCTTCATGCACAGCGCCCAGAGCAAACCTGCGGCTGCCGTGGAAACCGCTCCGGTCGGCAAGCAGCCGGCGATTTTCGAGCCGATGGCGCCGGCCTTCGTGGCCAACTACAACCAGAACGGCCGTCAGCGCTACATGCAGGTGAGCATCACCATGCTGGCGCGCAACCAGGCTGATCTGGACGCGCTCAAAGTGCACATGCCGGTGATCCGCAACAACCTGGTGATGCTCTTCTCCGGTCAGGACTTCGCCACTTTGGCGACCCCGGTCGGTCAGGAGATGTTGCGCCAGAAGGCCACGGCCAGCGTCCAGGAAGTGGCGCAGAAAGAGCTGGGCAAAGTGGTGATCGAACAGTTGCTTTTCACTAATTTCGTACTGCAGTAG
- the fliM gene encoding flagellar motor switch protein FliM: protein MAVQDLLSQDEIDALLHGVDDGLVQTDNAAEPGSVKSYDLTSQDRIVRGRMPTLEMINERFARYTRISMFNMLRRSADVAVGGVQVMKFGEYVHSLYVPTSLNLVKIKPLRGTALFILDAKLVFKLVDNFFGGDGRHAKIEGREFTPTELRVVRMVLEQAFVDLKEAWQAIMEVNFEYINSEVNPAMANIVGPSEAIVVSTFHIELDGGGGDLHVTMPYSMIEPVREMLDAGFQSDLDDQDERWVNALRQDVLDVDVPIGATVARRQLKLRDILHMQPGDVIPVEMPEDMIMRANGVPAFKVKMGSHKGNLALQVIEPIERR, encoded by the coding sequence ATGGCCGTGCAGGATCTGCTGTCCCAGGATGAAATCGACGCGCTGTTGCATGGCGTCGACGATGGTCTGGTACAGACCGATAACGCTGCCGAACCCGGCAGTGTCAAAAGCTACGACCTGACCAGCCAGGATCGCATCGTCCGTGGACGCATGCCGACTCTGGAGATGATCAACGAGCGTTTTGCCCGCTACACCCGCATCAGCATGTTCAACATGCTGCGCCGCTCGGCGGACGTTGCCGTCGGTGGCGTGCAGGTGATGAAGTTCGGCGAATACGTGCACTCGCTGTACGTACCGACCAGTCTCAACCTGGTCAAGATCAAACCCCTGCGCGGCACCGCGCTGTTCATCCTCGACGCCAAACTGGTGTTCAAACTGGTGGACAACTTCTTCGGCGGCGACGGCCGTCACGCGAAGATCGAAGGGCGTGAATTCACCCCGACCGAATTGCGCGTGGTGCGCATGGTGCTGGAACAGGCGTTCGTCGACCTGAAAGAAGCCTGGCAGGCGATCATGGAAGTCAACTTCGAGTACATCAACTCGGAAGTGAACCCGGCCATGGCCAACATCGTCGGCCCGAGCGAAGCGATCGTGGTCTCCACGTTCCACATCGAACTCGACGGCGGTGGCGGCGACCTGCACGTGACCATGCCGTACTCGATGATCGAGCCGGTGCGCGAAATGCTCGACGCCGGCTTCCAGTCGGACCTCGACGACCAGGACGAGCGCTGGGTCAACGCCCTGCGCCAGGACGTGCTGGATGTCGACGTGCCGATCGGCGCCACCGTGGCTCGCCGCCAGTTGAAACTGCGCGACATCCTGCACATGCAGCCGGGTGACGTGATCCCGGTCGAGATGCCGGAAGACATGATCATGCGCGCCAACGGCGTGCCGGCCTTCAAGGTCAAGATGGGCTCGCACAAAGGCAACCTCGCGTTGCAGGTCATCGAGCCGATCGAGCGCCGCTGA
- the fliN gene encoding flagellar motor switch protein FliN, whose translation MNDEMNAQDDQALADEWAAALEETGEAGQADIDALLAADAGVSSSNRLPMEEFGSVPKSNDPVSLDGPNLDVILDIPVSISMEVGSTDINIRNLLQLNQGSVIELDRLAGEPLDVLVNGTLIAHGEVVVVNEKFGIRLTDVISPSERIKKLR comes from the coding sequence ATGAACGACGAAATGAACGCCCAGGACGATCAGGCACTGGCCGACGAGTGGGCTGCCGCCCTGGAAGAAACCGGTGAAGCCGGGCAGGCCGACATCGACGCGCTGCTGGCCGCCGACGCTGGCGTTTCGAGCTCCAACCGTCTGCCGATGGAAGAGTTCGGCAGCGTGCCGAAGAGCAACGATCCGGTCAGCCTGGACGGTCCGAACCTGGACGTGATTCTCGACATCCCGGTGTCGATCTCGATGGAAGTGGGCAGCACCGACATCAACATCCGCAACCTGCTGCAACTCAACCAGGGTTCGGTGATCGAGCTCGATCGTCTGGCCGGTGAGCCGCTGGACGTGCTGGTCAACGGCACCCTCATCGCCCACGGCGAAGTGGTCGTGGTCAACGAAAAGTTCGGCATCCGCCTGACTGACGTGATCAGCCCAAGCGAACGCATCAAGAAGCTGCGCTGA
- the fliO gene encoding flagellar biosynthetic protein FliO translates to MKKVLGSLLAAVLALPLTVMAAEPAAATAAAASPAAPAIAPAVSSGVAGQLTQLVFGLLLVLGLIFFLAWLLRRVQNAGPAGKGQVIELIGSRALGPRDRLMLVQVGNEQILLGLSPGTITALHVLKEPVDVPATSEKATPEFAQHLLKILGKDQKDKK, encoded by the coding sequence GTGAAAAAGGTTCTGGGTTCCTTGCTGGCCGCGGTGCTGGCGCTGCCATTGACGGTCATGGCCGCCGAGCCTGCGGCCGCGACGGCTGCTGCGGCGTCTCCTGCGGCGCCCGCGATTGCTCCGGCGGTCAGCAGCGGTGTCGCCGGGCAATTGACGCAACTGGTGTTCGGCCTGCTGCTGGTGCTCGGGTTGATCTTCTTCCTCGCCTGGCTGCTGCGCCGGGTGCAGAACGCAGGGCCGGCGGGCAAGGGGCAGGTGATCGAACTGATCGGTTCCCGGGCGCTCGGTCCGCGTGACCGTTTGATGCTGGTTCAGGTCGGTAACGAGCAGATCCTGCTGGGCCTGAGCCCCGGCACCATCACCGCACTGCACGTACTCAAGGAGCCGGTGGACGTCCCGGCCACCTCCGAAAAAGCGACTCCGGAATTTGCCCAGCATCTGTTGAAGATCCTCGGCAAGGATCAGAAGGATAAGAAGTAA
- the fliP gene encoding flagellar type III secretion system pore protein FliP (The bacterial flagellar biogenesis protein FliP forms a type III secretion system (T3SS)-type pore required for flagellar assembly.): MGALRIVLTLALMLAAPLAFAADPLSIPAVTLGTNANGAQEYSVSLQILLIMTALSFIPAAVILMTSFTRIIIVFSILRQALGLQQTPSNQILTGMALFLTLFIMAPVFDRVNNDALQPYLAEKLTAQQAVEKAQVPIKDFMLAQTRSSDLELFMRLSKRTDIATPDQAPLTILVPAFVTSELKTAFQIGFMIFIPFLIIDLVVASVLMAMGMMMLSPLIISLPFKIMLFVLVDGWALIIGTLASSFGGVSP; this comes from the coding sequence ATGGGTGCGTTGCGCATCGTCTTGACCCTGGCCCTGATGTTGGCCGCGCCACTGGCGTTCGCCGCCGATCCGTTGTCGATCCCGGCGGTCACCCTGGGCACCAACGCCAACGGGGCGCAGGAGTATTCGGTCAGCCTGCAGATCCTGCTGATCATGACGGCGCTGAGCTTCATCCCGGCCGCCGTCATCCTGATGACCAGCTTCACCCGGATCATCATCGTCTTCTCGATCCTGCGTCAGGCCCTCGGCCTGCAACAGACGCCGTCGAACCAGATCCTCACCGGCATGGCGCTGTTCCTGACCCTGTTCATCATGGCGCCGGTGTTCGACCGGGTGAACAACGATGCGCTGCAACCGTACCTGGCGGAGAAACTCACCGCCCAGCAAGCGGTGGAAAAGGCTCAGGTGCCGATCAAGGACTTCATGCTCGCGCAGACCCGCTCCAGCGATCTTGAGCTGTTCATGCGTCTGTCCAAGCGCACCGACATCGCGACGCCGGATCAGGCGCCGCTGACCATTCTGGTGCCGGCCTTCGTCACGTCCGAGCTGAAAACCGCGTTCCAGATCGGCTTCATGATCTTCATCCCGTTCCTGATCATCGACCTGGTCGTGGCCAGTGTGCTGATGGCGATGGGTATGATGATGCTGTCGCCGCTGATCATTTCCCTGCCGTTCAAGATCATGCTGTTCGTGCTGGTTGACGGATGGGCGCTGATCATCGGCACCCTGGCCAGCAGTTTCGGAGGTGTTTCGCCATGA